Proteins from a single region of Hermetia illucens chromosome 3, iHerIll2.2.curated.20191125, whole genome shotgun sequence:
- the LOC119651858 gene encoding methylthioribose-1-phosphate isomerase, protein MSLQSIKYELGKLEILDQLLLPVQSKYLPVKGVEDGWKVINKMQVRGAPAIAIVGCLSLAVEIYPEKYDSKKTLRQEIEGKLNYLVSARPTAVNMKIAADELLALANELTKDENCTVDEMKSRFLNATEAMLQKDISDNMAIGAAGAEAILTNLPSGEGTVRVLTHCNTGSLATAGYGTALGVVRKLHDLKRLEHVYCTETRPYNQGARLTAFELVHDKLPATLILDSMVAALLRSKRITAVVVGADRVAANGDTANKIGTYQIAVVARHHSVPFYVAAPLTSIDLAIQSGDHIIIEERPDREMTHVGEHRIAAPGITCWNPAFDVTPADLITGIITEKGVFTPGNLQEEVKKLQKS, encoded by the exons ATGAGTCTTCAGTCAATAAAGTATGAACTTGGAAAGCTTGAGATCCTGGATCAGCTGTTGCTGCCCGTTCAGTCGAAGTACCTGCCAGTGAAGGGCGTCGAAGATGGTTGGAAGGTCATCAACAAGATGCAG GTTCGCGGAGCGCCCGCTATAGCCATTGTGGGATGTCTTTCTTTGGCCGTGGAGATCTACCCTGAAAAGTATGACTCGAAGAAAACATTGCGGCAAGAGATCGAAGGCAAACTCAATTATTTGGTGTCAGCCCGGCCAACAGCTGTGAACATGAAGATTGCCGCTGACGAATTACTTGCGTTGGCTAATGAGCTGACCAAAGATGAGAACTGCACCGTGGACGAGATGAAATCGAG GTTTTTGAATGCAACCGAGGCAATGCTGCAGAAAGATATTTCGGATAATATGGCCATCGGCGCGGcgggggcagaggcgatcttGACGAATCTTCCATCAGGTGAAGGCACTGTACGAGTGCTGACACACTGCAATACAGGATCATTGGCGACAGCAGG GTACGGCACCGCATTAGGAGTAGTCCGAAAACTTCATGACTTGAAAAGGCTTG AGCATGTTTACTGTACGGAGACACGACCATATAATCAGGGTGCTCGATTAACTGCTTTCGAATTAGTTCATGATAAACTTCCGGCAACGTTAATACTAGACAGCATGGTGGCAGCTCTTCTACGTTCAAAGCGAATTACCGCCGTTGTTGTCGGTGCCGATAGG GTTGCCGCCAATGGCGATACGGCCAATAAAATCGGCACTTACCAAATCGCTGTTGTTGCCCGTCATCATAGCGTTCCATTTTATGTAGCGGCTCCGCTTACTTCAATCGATTTGGCTATTCAAAGTGGTGACCATATAATTATTGAGGAACGACCAGATCGGGAGATGACCCATGTGGGTGAGCATCGGATAGCAGCACCAG GCATCACATGTTGGAACCCGGCGTTCGATGTAACTCCTGCTGACTTGATCACAGGAATAATTACAGAGAAGGGTGTCTTCACCCCAGGTAATTTACAAGAGGAGGTgaagaagctgcagaaatcttgA